Genomic DNA from Pseudodesulfovibrio sp. S3:
ATTGACAACGTACTGGTGGGCCGCCTCCGTTTCAACGCCCATCCGGTGAAGCGATGCCTGTCCATGTTCCGCCAGTTCTCCAGGCAGGAAAAGGAATTCGCATTTGACTGCCTGCAACAGGTGGGCATCGCGGACCTGGCATTCCGTCGGGCCGACGCCCTGTCCGGAGGCCAGCAGCAGCGCGTGGCCATCGCCCGCGCCCTGGCCCAGGAGCCCGAGGTTTTCCTGGCCGATGAGCCCATTGCCAGCCTCGACCCCCGCAGCTCGGAAACGGTCATGCAGATCTTGTCCAAGATCCATGAAGAAAAAGGCATCCCGGTGCTGGTCAACCTGCACCATATCGACTTTGCCCAGCGCTACGGCAAACGCATCCTGGGCATGTCCAAAGGCGAACTCATGTTCGACGGCACGGCACGCGAGCTCGACACCGAGACCGTGTCCCGCATTTACGGCGACAAGGCGAGAGAAGCTCTTGAAGAACTTTCCGCCGCCTAGATTCATAACGGAAAAAGTACGGCACGATATGGCAGCAATGAACTGCAACAACCCCAACAA
This window encodes:
- the phnC gene encoding phosphonate ABC transporter ATP-binding protein — protein: MKSINIRGRQGREAVRATNLCKVYPNGTVALKDVSVTINSSDFCVVIGLSGAGKSTMLRCMNRLIRPTSGQVALFGEDVTCVNGSQLKQVRRRVGMIFQQFNLVRRLSVIDNVLVGRLRFNAHPVKRCLSMFRQFSRQEKEFAFDCLQQVGIADLAFRRADALSGGQQQRVAIARALAQEPEVFLADEPIASLDPRSSETVMQILSKIHEEKGIPVLVNLHHIDFAQRYGKRILGMSKGELMFDGTARELDTETVSRIYGDKAREALEELSAA